The sequence ATCtcaatttcttttatattaatGGTTCCCCTTACACAGTTAACAAAGTCTAAAGTTAATCAATGAATCTATCCTCCTccaggaaaaacaagaaaaagacttCAGTATGTCTAAAGTATCCCCttccatcttttattttatttttgtctattttttagcccctccttgtttttaaaatccccccaatttttttttatagttaatgCTTCTTTAGATACACGGATATGTTTACTGATTTCCTTCCTGCTGCCTAGTACACACTCTGCCTTGAATTTCCTTCTTATTGAAGCCAGCCCTTCAACAAGAGTTTGTGGGTGGGAAGCCCTTGagacttgtttgtttttgttttttactctttttttttaaattcaagtatagtcagtttacaatgttgtgtcaatttctggcgtacagcacagtgcttcagtcatacatgaatatacatatactcaaccttcatattctttttcacataagctgctacaagatatcgaatatagtagcctttgtttgtttatatttcatcTTCATTCTTGACTAGTGATTGAGCTAGGTATAGGCTTCTTGGCTGGCAGTCATTTATCCTCTGCACGTTGAACAATTTATCCCATTGTCCTCTGGCATCTGCTGTTGTCAATGAAAAAAGTCTTTGGAGAGTCTAATTGCTAATCCTCGGGAAGTAATCTGACTTTTCTCTTGAGTTCTTTAcaagattttttccttttatattctgCAGTTTCACTGGGATGCATctagaaatacatttatttttatttctccttctctggCTCCAATGTACTCCTTTAATCTGGGCTCTTGTCTTTGTGGAAGTCTTTATGGAAAATTTTCAATCATCATCTCTTTGTTGCCTCATGCCCgctctctattttcttcttctgagaTTCCTAATGACTTTTAACTACTCTTTAATATATCCCTCAGTGCTACCTTATGGGTGATTTCTTAGCTATAGCTTCCAGTTCACAATCTTTTCTAAAATTGTGTCCAATCTGCTGTTTAATTTATCCCTTGATTTTTCATTCCAATAACTATATCCTCTAGTTTTAGAagttctattgttttttaatctttctatTTTCATATTACACTGTTTCTGCATATTGGTCTCTCCTCcttcttttatctctttctctcttttttttttttttttttttgcattgactTAATAGTCTCTTttgattgttttattatttacacTTTGCTGATTCTCCTGTTTACTGCATCTGCCTAGTCCCCTCATAGTGACTTGTTTCCCTatgtgctttgtaatttttcGTCCTGAGTTCATCTTCAGAAGTGACAGGATTTGGGTATTTTTTAAATCCCATGTGCCCTGGGTTGAAAGAGTGCCCTTCTCAGcagttttttcctatttcttcagcTTTTTCACACTATGAGGACTGCACTCCTGCTTGACATGCAGGCCTTAGTTTCAGGTTCTCTAGGGTAACTTTTTCCACTCAAGGTCCTGAACATCTGTTCCTTGCCACTTTCTCAGGCTGGTGGGTAGAGGTATATTTTGATCCCCTTTTCAAGAACAGGGTGCCTCTTTGAGGTCCTGGCATGTACTGGGGTCATGTCTTGCTCCCCAGCCTCTTGCAGGTCTTTTGTCCCTCCTGAGTGTCAGAGCCTAGGCTCCCAAACCTCCCCTCCTCTGAAGGCCCTGTGGCATCTGCTCCCTCCCGCCACCCAGCTTTGGATTCTCTCTGTCTTTGGTACCTGGGGTCATCTCTTTCTTTCAAGttcagctttcttcttttttaaataaagatatccACACATAAGTAGTGGGAGATGTCCAACCACCCTCTCAATTCACCATATTACCAGAATACCCCCCCCAACACTGCCCCATCTTGGAAAGCTGCCAGTGCCAGGGAGCTCCCTACCTCCCCGGGGGCTGGAGAGATCCAAGTCTTGCTCACATTGGGGAATGATGGGTAGTTGAGGGCAGGGTTCCTCCAGGCAGAtcagatggaggggaggggaggggaggacgaGGCTGGGCAGGTGACATCACAAGCCAACTCTCTTGCCATATGTTGTCAGGAACAGAAGTCTGGGGCTGCTGGGTCTCTTTCATCCTGGGGCCTCATGAGGAGGGTGTGCCGCATGGACCCTGCTGGTGTCTGGGGCCAGAGGAGCAACATTCTCCTTCCTGGAGCCTCAGTGGGTGGTAAGCATCATCACAAATTCTGCGGGAGAAAAGGGGCAGTGCTTAGGCTGGTCCAAGCCAGGGATCCCAGGACGCATTGGGCTCAGCCTAGGAGCTGCAGGGAtgcggggggttgggggggattGTCTGGGAAGGAGACTCACCATCAAAGTCTACAGTGCCATCCCCATTGAGGTCCACTTCTCGAAGCATTTCGTCCAGCTCAGGATCCACCAGCGGCTCCCCAAGCAGAGCCGGTGCTGCCTGTCGCAGCTCTGCCACCGTGATTCGCCCATCCCTGTCCCTGTCAAACTGGAATTCCGGCAGTCTTCACTCCCTCCTACCCAAAGCTGTCTCGACCTGCACCGACCTCCACCTTGCCACATCCTGTGCCTGGATGTCCCTATCTTTGTCCATCTacgccttcctcttcctcccaggcagaggaagTGAGCCCCTCTGCCCCAGGAAGTCTCCTTGGGTGGATCCCCAAGCTGGGAGTGAGCCAAACCCTCTCCGACCCTTCCCTGGCCCTAGTCCCATCAGCTTCAGGGCTCTGGGCTTCCAGAGGCTGAGGCTCCCAGTTTCTCCTGGCCTCAGTGGGAGGCGAGTAAGGGTGCTGCCCAGCCACCCACGCACCCTGGAGGATGCTCCACACCTCACGGAAGGCGATGCGCAGCTCCCGCACCCCCAACATGTGCGCCGTCTCCTCTCTCAGCTTCGGGCCCATCATCTCCACAAATTCCTCGAAGTCCACACGGCCACCCACTGCAGACCCAGGCAAAATGTCACAGTGGTGAGGGCTGGGGCTCAAGGAGGGATGTCATGAGGGCCAGCCGCTCCCCAGCTCTGCATCCAGGAAGGACACCCATGTAATGGCCCCAGGAGGGTAGGAGGTTGCAGCCCAGGGCTCTGCTGGAGGTGAAATGCTCAGGAAGTACTCTCAGCAAAGCAGCCAAGTATGTGAGAAAGAGACCAGGCTGTGCAACCAGACAGCCCCAGGTtcgagtcctggctctgccactaataTTGTGGCCCTGGGTGACTTACTGAACCTCCCTCCTCATCCAAGGACAGGGTGCTGTTGGGGTTGGAGTTCATGGCTATAAAGTGCTGGAACCTCATTGGCAGCAGTAAATATCCCTTAGGAGCATATCCACCTAGTCCCTGGATTCTAAGATGCCATCAATTATAAAAAGTACCAATGATCAATTAATAGCtttgaggaaaataaagaagtatgACACTAAATATTCACGTTAGTTGTAAGTCACATCCTATTTtagaaactgtaaagaaaaaaacaaatgcagGTGTCCTGGGATGAAGGGAATATGATATTTGACAAATCAGCTCATGCTAATCACACAAGTGCAGCCCATTGGACATTTAATTGCAAGGAATGGTAAGGACTCTGTCACACTAGTCCTCACTCTTTTCAGGAGCCTTGGGAGGGCCAGAGAGACAGATAGACAGCCCAGGTGGCTGTTACCAGCACAGACCACTTGGTCTCAGTTAGAGATGGGGTCCTCGGTCTGAGCCCCAAGGGTCTCTCTTGGCACCCCGTGCTTTCCTTGCCCCCCAACCCCCGTCTCCTGGCCAATGTCAAACTATCCTGAAAATTGCCACCCCCCTCACTCCATCATCACCCCTGCTGTGCTCCCAGAGCCACCTCCCACCATCCCTCTGGGGTGGAGCTGACCAGGGCTGCAAAGCCAGGTGGCTcccaccctccccgccccatTCCACCCCAGGCCGAGGGGGGTCAAGCACTGACTTCGCATCTTGACGTGCTGGGAGACCTCAATGAGCTCCATCTCGGTGGGCATGTAGCCCAGCGTCCGCATGCACTCGCCCAGCTCCCGGTAGCCGATGTAACCATCATGGTCTGTGTCAAACTCCTCAAAGGCAGCCTGAAgctctgcaggggagggaggtcaGAGGCAGGCAGCCAGGCTCTGGGATACTTCCCACCCACCACTGCCGGCAAGGGCCACTCACCATCCAGCTCCTCAGGGCCCAGCTCACGGTCCTGCAGGGGCAGAGTCCAGCATGTCGCCAGGGCCAGCCAGGGCTTTGGccatccttcctcctccagccccagcccatgCTGGCCTGGGCAGAGCCAGTCCCACAAGGGCGGGAGAAGGCAACTGAAGTCCCATGGGTCTCAGGAGAAGTGGTGACTCCCTTCCTGCTCCTGGGGCCCCAAGCTCCCACAGAACCCTGGGTTTGAGATCTGGCTCCACCCACTGCCCAAGCTGCCCAAGACCTACCCTTCCCCAAAATGCAGAAACCCTGCCCCCACAACCCAGGCCTGCATCCTAGGGGCAGGGTGGACTGAGCCTGAGGCCAGGAGTCCCCATCCCCACCCGCAGGACCcaaccctgccctgcccaggccccacctGACCTTCCCGAAGATGCGGTTCAACAGGGGCCCATATGTCCTCTGAGCAGCATCATGCTGGGGGGCAAGACGATGCCGGTGGGACTGGCGACGAGAGGCCGGCCTGGGGGCTGCAGAGGCTGGATCTTCCTGCCCTTCTCCAGTCTTAGCTGGGTTCTTACTGCTTCCCAGGGCCTCGGGGCCCTGTGTGGGGGCCTGCTCCCCGGAGCTGTCAGTGCTCTTTCTGGACCCTCGGAGCCCCTTCTCCTTCTTGCTCCTCCTCCTGGTCAAGGGGGGCCCCTCAGCACCGCTACTGgaagcctgggggctgggggctggggctgagccatgctgtcccctcctttgctctgtggcCATGTGGAAAGGGGTGACGGGGCTCAGAGACACAGCACTAGAGAGCACCCTGAATCCCAGGACCCATAAAGCTGCTTACACACCCCCACCTGAGAGCTGATGGCCACGGATCGGGCCCTGAGGGGGATTAGGGTAAGTGAGGTAGGCAGCCCAAGCCCTAATCCAGGCCCTCTGCCTTGGGGTGGCCAGGGCAGAGCCAGCTGGGTCAAGAGAACAGTTCTCAGCAACATGGGGTGCCAGGACACGGTGGCCACTGTGCGCTTCGGACTACAGTTCTACCACTTATAAGCTGGGAGACCTGGCAATTTGTCACtaagcctcagttgcctcatttataaaatggggacaatattGCTGGAGAGTCGAAGACTCAGCCCTGTTGTGTGCCGTGGGCAGGACGTAGCTAAGTGAGGACATGGGGAGGCCTCTTAGGCGGGAGGAAGAGTGGGGGCAAAGgctgggaggtgggaaaggagaggaagggtTGCCCACTGTGGACCCCCATGGGTGGCAtcctggctggagcagaggctgTGTGTAATTGAGGAAGAGAGGCCAGATCACAGAGGCCTTGAATCACAGATGATTGAGGATCATGGGAGTGTCACAGGAGTGACGTCAGACGAGGGGGACCCAGACCCTGCCCGATCTGGAGGGGCCCAAGGTGAGGAAGTTTCAGCCACCTGGCCCTGTTGAGGTTTGGTGGGTGCCTGGCTGGTCACTTGGCCCTACTGGGCTGGGGTTAGGGTTTCCCGGCAAACAGCCCCATGAATGATTGATGTCCTCTCAGCTTGGGTTTCATGCCGGCCGCCTTCGTGCCGCTAGGCGCCATGCAGCAGGCCCCGGCGTGGGGCCGTGTGGACAGCTAGAcctccaggcaggcaggcaggcacgcCCTGCTCCTTCCAGCCAGCAGCCTGCACTTCACAGGTAAGCCAGACCTCACCAGTCGGGGCCCAGGGAGCCCAGGGCTCTGATCCAGTAGGGGTTGGAGCCGGCAGAGTTGGGGACTGCCTGAGTAAGAGCACTAGGGGTGGGGAGACCATTAGGCTAAAGGTCAAGTGGCCGGAGCCATGGGCTACAGGCAATATGGAGCCTTTCTGGGGCATCTGGTTTCCCTACCTTCAGAGGGAAACTCCCACCCCCAGCTAGGGAAGGTagggtgggggcagcaggcctCTCAGGACCCAGTCACCCTTATCCTGGTCACACTGCTGAGACTCTTGCCCCCTTTTCTGTTTAGTAGCCCCATGGAACAAATGAGAGCCATCCTCTGCCCTAGACTCCCTTACCCACCCTTGGATTTTACCGGCCCACGGGACCCTGAGCCCTCCCCACTTTGACTCTTACACTCTTGAGTCCAGGATGCCAGGCAAAAAGGAACCTGCGATGCTCTGACCAAGGGGCTTTTAAACTCTGTTCCCTGGAGCCCTAAGGGTGCTCTCCCTCCTTTAATCTGAGCACACCCTTTTAGTTCATAAAAGAATCCCactataatattttattgaaatatatttaaaacctcTGGTTTAGTCTATTTGGACACAATGGGATGCCCTGTAGCAGAATGGTTAGTCTGAGTTCTAGTGCCCACATCCCTACCtctgaccttgggtaagtcactgaTCCTCTGAACCTTCCTCTCCTTACTTGTAGAGTGGATTTTATGAGGACTAGGTGAAGCAATCTATTTAAAGACTCTGGCAAAACATAATCACACCAAAGGTGATGATGATGGACCAGAGAGAAATAGTGACTTGCATGGAGAGGCACAGCATCCTCTCTCTCATCAGTCATTCATGCTTTCATTGATTCACCAGGTGCCCACTCCATGTCCGGTGGTACACTGGGGACCTCAGATGGACACTGCAATGGAAGCTAACCTGGGTGCCGTGGGTCACGGGCCCCGTACAGACCTTGAAGATGAGGACTACTACCCCCAGGGTGGCTGGGACACGGTCTTCCTGGTGGCCCTGCTGCTCCTGGGGCTGCCAGCCAATGGGCTTATGGCATGGCTGGCTGGCTCTCAGGCCCAGCAGGGAGCAGGCACGCGGCTCGCCCTGCTCCTGCTCAGCTTAGCCTTGTCTGACTTTTTGTTCCTGGCGGCAGCAGCCTTCCAGATCCTGGAGATCCAGCATGGAGGGCACTGGCCTCTGGGGACGGCTGCCTGCCGCCTCTACTACTTCCTGTGGGGTGTGTCCTACTCCTCCGGCCTCTTCCTACTGGCAGCCCTTAGCCTGGACTGCTGCCTCCTGGCGCTGTGCCCACGCTGGTACCCTGGTCATCGCCCAGCCCGCCTGCCCCTCTGGATCTGTGCTGGGGTCTGGGTGCTGGCCACCCTCTTCAGCGTGCCctggcttgtcttccctgaggcCGCCGTCTGGTGGTACGACCTGGTCATCTGCCTGGATTTCTGGGACAGCGAGGAGCTGCCGCTGCGGATGCTGGAGATCCTGGGGGGcttcctgccttttctcctgtTGCTCGTCTGCCACGTGCTTACCCAGGCCGCTGCCTGCAGGACCTGCCACCGCCACCAGCCTAGGTCCATGGCCTGCCGAGGCTTTGCCCGTGTGGCCAAGACCATTTTGTCAGCCTATGTGGTCCTGCGGCTGCCCTACCAGCTGGCACAGCTGCTGTACCTGGCCTTCCTGTGGGACATCTACCCCGGCTACCTGCTCTGGGAGGCTCTGGTCTACTCTGACTACCTGATCCTGCTCAACAGCTGCCTGagccccttcctctgcctcctggccaGCGCCGACCTTCGGGCCCTGCTGCGCGAGCTGCTCTCCTCCTTCGCGGCAGCTGTCTGTGAGGAGCGGCCAGGCAGCTTCACGC is a genomic window of Camelus bactrianus isolate YW-2024 breed Bactrian camel chromosome 10, ASM4877302v1, whole genome shotgun sequence containing:
- the GPR152 gene encoding putative G-protein coupled receptor 152, producing the protein MDTAMEANLGAVGHGPRTDLEDEDYYPQGGWDTVFLVALLLLGLPANGLMAWLAGSQAQQGAGTRLALLLLSLALSDFLFLAAAAFQILEIQHGGHWPLGTAACRLYYFLWGVSYSSGLFLLAALSLDCCLLALCPRWYPGHRPARLPLWICAGVWVLATLFSVPWLVFPEAAVWWYDLVICLDFWDSEELPLRMLEILGGFLPFLLLLVCHVLTQAAACRTCHRHQPRSMACRGFARVAKTILSAYVVLRLPYQLAQLLYLAFLWDIYPGYLLWEALVYSDYLILLNSCLSPFLCLLASADLRALLRELLSSFAAAVCEERPGSFTPAEPQTHVDSGDQTLPGLTAEAQPQVNPTPPPQENPVAQPRLDSMAQPQANPMTQPQSESVVQPQLNPGAQPQENHEAQPQLDPVAQPQASPEAQTPGPTASPVPSPCDEASSAPSTDSTPEVPVNPATPAASAGESPSSVPQEEAPGTGPT
- the LOC105070337 gene encoding calcium-binding protein 4, with the protein product MATEQRRGQHGSAPAPSPQASSSGAEGPPLTRRRSKKEKGLRGSRKSTDSSGEQAPTQGPEALGSSKNPAKTGEGQEDPASAAPRPASRRQSHRHRLAPQHDAAQRTYGPLLNRIFGKDRELGPEELDELQAAFEEFDTDHDGYIGYRELGECMRTLGYMPTEMELIEVSQHVKMRMGGRVDFEEFVEMMGPKLREETAHMLGVRELRIAFREFDRDRDGRITVAELRQAAPALLGEPLVDPELDEMLREVDLNGDGTVDFDEFVMMLTTH